The DNA window tggaattaccgtatcgaagacaaaatgttgaattcagttaatatatagggtagacgagctcttattcatctcattagtcagtatgtcacactatttcgttgataactcgacttagagtgattgcattacgcttaaataggtatcatcatctctgctacgttcctaagaagcagtgcAGTAAaaaattttgcatggaaaatgtgaaatgctcgcgtttgagcgTAGCGAAAAGCCaagtacaacgtacccttattcatcctatcatttgagctaatgcgttgaatagagttagcagatactgctctaactaatgcgtttaaatgggtgagatgaatagaggagctgagatgaattagggagcagtaaccctatCTGTATTAACTTCTCACAAATTCGTGTGTACCAATTTGCTCCACACTGAAATCGGCAAGTACCCATTAATGGGTGAAAATATACTCATTtccaataaaagtggaataacccatttaaTGGGTAAAGTACATATACCCATTAATGGGGACATGCCCTGTACGTCAACCTGAGTATTTTTAACTCATTTTCGATCACAGAATATTTACAGAAAAATGGGTTGACAATACCCATTATTTAAAACACTAAAAACGGGTTTCTAGTTCTGCTATTTCATTAAAAAGAATGTTACATTACATAATAATTTACCTTATGGTAAACAATCAAAATACGAGAAAAACGCAcaagtttaattttatttacttATATTTACATTATATTCTCAACTTTGAATGACTCCGTAAACGATGCAGTGAGACGACGAACAGAAAGTCTAGCGCTGTAAAATTTTAACTTATAACCACTTATTTCAACGAATTCGTGGACCTTCTTCAGGGCTGTCGGCACACCTATCCCAAATACTGCGAAACTTTTGAATAGGCAGTCAATGGACTGCACAGATTCTTCTCCGCATGCAATGAGTTCACCTTCCATGAATAGGTAATAATTTCCAGTTTTACACACAACATGTGGTGGTGGAAATGAACCGGACTCGATATTTATTGCAATGTATTTAGCCAAAAGATTCCCCAACGACTCGTTCGTATCCTGTAATTAAATAGACCTTATTTACAATATCTGTTCACTGCCCTTATACGCATATTTGTCATAGGTTCCATgtgattccctatatacatgggacaattatgcgcaTAATAGCAGTACATTCCTCATGTAAAAAACAATCCTCAATCCATGTGATCAATGGCGCGGCAAGTTCATCTTCCACATTTTGATGTTGCAGCGCTGATTTCTGTTTTATGCCACGTCTCGTCAATGCAGCCATGATCCGTAGACAACCTCGCACACCATCTGAATGGATTATAATGGTTGGAAATATTTAATTCAATGTTGAACCTATAACTTTTAAGTATTTGAAGAATATATAGCCAGGAGCCATGACTAAGATCAACTCTGAAAAATTTGTCCAAACATTTTGTGAGAACCGCACTCTGAACGTGGTGTAAAATTACATTTCCATGCATATGTTGTACAAAAAAAAACGCCAGCATTTTTCAGGATCAAAACTAAACTTGCACGAACAACTCCGCTATGTTGCTAAATGATTTAAGGATtctttcgtcagagttggtcagcttagtctAAATCAATATAGATTCAAATACCATCAATTCAATTTACCATCATGAACATTCATGTGCTTGTCGTCTTCTATCAAAAGTCCTCTTGCGAATATTTGTCGTAAATCAGAATTGGTGTTATATCCAGGATTGAGCCTTTCGAATGCCTTTTGAATCTAAAATATCATAAAACCAGGAAAAAATTGCTGAATAACGAAGAAACATGCACAATTTGGTAAATGCTCATTGCAAAAAGATTGAATACgaagaacatttttaacattttgaatttcaaacttACTTGCAAACCCTCGAACGACATTAGGTGAGGAAATACATTTAGTATATCCTGCACggattttttgttatataagaGCAATACATGCAGTTCATGAGTATCGgccatatattttgatattttattgaaattggcCGCATTCCTTTCAAGCTGAGAACATTCTTCTGCTTGCTCCAAAATAATCGATGAAATACTTGTAATATTTGGTTTTTTAATCTTGTGTGTAAATTTCCGGTCGCTTTGGGGGAGATTCTTTGCTGCATTCCGTAAATGTGTCTGGATCATACCAGTGTGCTCATGATTAGGCCCTTTCCCTCCATTTTTCCAGAAAAAACTGCCTGtaatatgaattaaatttatcgttcgatttttaaccttttttaattatatatttcaataaaaagCATGCTTCCGGAAACGATTGTGCGTACTAAAGTTTGGGTCCTTGTGTCCCACATTTGTTTTCAGATTTTGTGGCGAATCTTGTGTATGTCATAATGTACCGGGTCTTACGTCGTACTTTCATTCTCAGGTCGTCTGCTGCGATGGGTATCCAGGACACTGTGACACATTAATAATGTCGAATATTATAACGCACATCATATTTGACATGTTTCAGGACGTTATGATCTTGCACATAACATTCTCATGATCAGTGTCCTGAATATCCATTGTGACCACATCTCGAGCGTTGCATCACCCCCTCCCCTTCTTGAAAAATGAACCTCTTATGTTATGACACGGTGCCATGTCAGATCTGGTAACGTGGCGTATTGGATCATTGAACAGCTCTGAATAATGGAATTATGAATACGGGTATATACTCTAaaacaatatatacgcgaacggaggtcttagtggaatgtacgtaatgtttcaaaggttttcttccatttaattccaccatgtttgaaacatagtggaattaaatgtaGGATGCATGGAAAGAGattgcattgcaatcaactgaatgcacggcttttatgctatcgataTAGCCTAGATATTTCAcattatttacttcaatgcaaataaaaactttgaaatatctacatgtctcattcacgaatcgcattctccctgtcgttctctgttcaagggacttgaaagcacatgtgaccttgtctcactttactatattcaattgcgcgttaaaacactggaccagtaaattctattttgtacataaatctttttttcgggaatatgtgaccaaaaagtaaacttcgaattccaaagcaaattgaacgttccaggttcctgataactaattaaggtccaacaataaagtagaaaaaccagataatcttaaaacgtagtaaagaagcatgaaaacaaaaagaataaaaccaaaaaaagatggaagccctagtaAATCCAtcgcatatttattagcctttactcagaagatgggattttcaaaaacatttcaaaactttctgatgcaatggttctcaaattcgtacaatccggtttattcattttctttattcaaaaatgtttttagcttcaaatacagtcgtgattcgctggttgggccacacctctgtccaactaacgaatttgattcgttagttggaccgactgacagatgtcaaaaactctccaaaggagacgttagtaatgtaattgcatctattcacatctctaataattgtcagattgattgtcaaagtaaatttgacataagattttgacattcagatgctttttagttggacaatggtccaactagcggaggtccaactaaaaagcggtccagttaaaaaatgtccaaccagcgaatctcgACTGTATATGaccatttaattttaattaattatttcattccgcatctttttattcgttttgttcatctgcgttcattttacttattttattcgtttcattctttggattcactctgatcagtttattttttttttgttttcttccatttaattccactatgtttgaaacatagtggaattaaatggaagaaaaccttttaACATTACTCTAAAACGCCGAATAACTACTGAGGTATTAAAACGAGTTTCAGAAAGGGTATGGGGTGGCCGAATCGGGACATTAGTGTACACACACTCACATGATCTGGTGCTTCATCAGGTCCTTTAAGTTCCTTCAGTTTGGGGATCGCTTTGATTATACCTATTGCTAACGCTTCTTTGTCTTCTCTAGATGGATACCTAAAAAGAAAGATTGTTTATAGTTTGTTTTGAGCATATTTGTTTTATGATGGGAGGCATATGTGAAACCAATATGAATCGGTTGGAAAGTTAATTTCATGAAATGTTTACGTATGATCAATGAATTTCAAAAGTAATCCTTAAACAGTGTACACCTTTTTAAAAAGTGTACACCAATACTGGAATCTATATATCAACTAGACACTAGAAACAGGTCCGGTCTAATGAATGCTTATGTCGTCATAAAACGTATGGTCATGAAAGTATTAAATATGCCACTTACTCGTGGTCTTTCATGAGTTTATAGACCATTTCTCCGCACAATACACGAATCATCAATAATAGCTCCTTATGATCGGGTATTTGGTCCCCATCTAATTTCGAATATAATACTCTTCTACTCTTTGGATTATCTTCAAGCGTACGGCGAAGCTAgagaataaaatgaaattttcggtTACATTCCATCACAACAAAAGTAACTCACGATTAATGGACATACTATTTTTAAACTTCCAAGATCCTTCTCAGTGTCGGAGATTGAAGGCTTTGTTTCGTCCGTGTCCATTACCTGATCAAACAGTCTTTGTACTACCGATAAAATAATCCTGCGTGGCCCCATTTCACAAATTCATATTTCTTGTAAATGATGATCCTCGGTATACATAAGAGACTCGTCGGTGAATTTGTTTGCTGAAAAAATATACATGATTAAAATCAACTTTATGTAATGTAAATATTTGTTAACCTAAATGTTGTGTATAATAAATATAAAGAATTTTCACTCTAAGTTTACTGTATCTGATTTTCTAAAGTAATCTAAGCActatagcatattattttgaaatatttaaggACTTACTTTACAATATACATGCATATGCGTGTAAAAATGATGCAAACAATATTTATAGACAAACATTAGAAAAGGTCCTAAATGTTTTCCATTAAAAACCGAACACGTACATAATGCAACAATTGATTATAAAGaagtgttattaatttttataattataaaattatGAAAGGGTTACAAAAGGGTCTTactgattaaaaaaaatggcgTAACTTAAGTAAAAGGATTTAATTGGCAATACATTTATTATTAAAGGAAGTTATAAACGATTACTATAAATGATTATAAAAGGATTATCAAAGTAGTGCAACATCAactcaatgaattgatcgaaaccACAACTGCTCTAAGCCCAACATTCTCATAAATTACATATACGAcatatcttattttgatatgttCAATAACGCTAATCTGGCCATCAAGTTAAATTTACCGTAGGAGCAGATCACattaggaatgtataacaaatttgcataaaatttgaaaaaaatgcatttagtttccatttttgcatcaactttgcattGTCTCGCCGAAAAAGCTGTTCAACAAACGTCTGACACTTATTAACTTCGTTTGATGCTTTTTGGGGTTTCTTGTAAGGCTTCGATATCTTACTCGCAGCACAAAATACATTTTAAATccctttttttggaaaataacgTAAGTGAGCTGCTCCTAGGGTTTATCTTTggatttgttttatttcttcTAACGTTCATACCTGAAACGTATTTACTTGTATAGAGTATCCAAATAGAAGCAATATGCATAATCAAACGAAATAAATAGTATTAAATTTTCtgaatagaattataatgaaattGACCTTTTTGCAATTTTCTATTTTCGTTTGGCAGTTAgcttcttttcaaatctttgGCTTGATTTTTTCTCGACCCAATTTAGTTTAGTCGGAAAATGAGCCGGATCAAATCAAATAATCAAATCTAAAAATTCTATCGTTAACTTCGTTTTCGCTTATAACTTTAGTTACATTTACCCAGTTATTAATGTGTGGAAGCGATACCCCTCGGACAGAGCATTATTCGTTTGCTATAAAAGCCGAACACTACTCGACCTTTTCGGGCACGACAAACACCGGGCTCTCGGCTACCGACATGCATCGATGAGAAGCAGCCATCAGCAACGATCGTCCTCTTTCTCAGTAGACTGCCAACGCGAGTGGACGTGCCGGTAAGTAAGTGGTCAGCAACGCGGACGCCGAGTTGGGAAGATAGCGGTTTTCacattggcgatcctgccaGTTTAGTtcttgaaaatttaattttaccgtGACTGTTTTTTCCTTGTTTTGTAAAAGAATAAATGTGCTTGGCATTGGTTTGTGGCTAAACGTACCACAAGGTGTGTCTGGAAGAACACCGGATAATCGAATGAAACCGTTTTTTTGTTCTTTGTTGTACATTAAATGAAATTGGTGTTTACCGAAAAATACAATGTAATCTTATTAGTGTGTAACCTGTTCTGTCTAAGTTTTCAACCCTATTAATGAAGCATACAGTATGCTATATTTGTGAAATGGGGCCACGCAGGATTATTTTATCGGTAGTACAAAGACTGTTTGATCAGGTAATGGACACGGACGAAACAAAGCCTTCAATCTCCGACACTGAGAAGGATCTTGGAAGTTTAAAAATAGTATGTCCATTAATCGTGAGTTACTTTTGTTGTGATGGAATGTAaccgaaaatttcattttattctcTAGCTTCGCCGTACGCTTGAAGATAATCCAAAGAGTAGAAGAGTATTATATTCGAAATTAGATGGGGACCAAATACCCGATCATAAGGAGATATTATTGATGATTCGTGTATTGTGCGGAGAAATGGTCTATAAACTCATGAAAGACCACGAGTAAGTGGCATATTTAATACTTTCATGACCATACGTTTTATGACGACATAAGCATTCATTAGACCGGACCTGTTTCTAGTGTCTAGTTGATATATAGATTCCAGTATTGGTGTACACTTTTTAAAAAGGTGTACACTGTTTAAGGATTACTTTTGAAATTCATTGATCATACGTAAACATTTCATGAAATTAACTTTCCAACCGATTCATATTGGTTTCACATATGCCTCCCATCATAAAACAAATATGCTCAAAACAAACTATAAACAATCTTTCTTTTTAGGTATCCATCTAGAGAAGACAAAGAAGAGTTAGCAATAGGTATAATCAAAGCGTTCCCCAAACTGAAGGAACTTAAAGGACCTGATGAAGCACCAGATCATGTGAGTGTGTGTACACTAATGTCCCGATTCGGCCACCCCATACCCTTTCTGAAACTCGTTTTAATACCTCAGTAGTTGTTCGGCGTTTTAGAGTAATGTtaaaaggttttcttccatttaattccactatgtttcaaacatagtggaattaaatggaagaaaacaaaaaaaaataaactgatcagagtgaatccaaagaatgaaacgaataaaataagtaaaatgaacgcagatgaacaaaacaaataaaaagatgcggaatgaaataattaattaaaattaaatggtCATGTACAGTcgagattcgctggttggacattttttaactggaccgctttttagttggacctccgctagttggaccattgtccaactaaaaagcatctgaatgtcaaaatcttatgtcaaatttactttgacaatcaatctgacaattattagagatgtgaatagatgcaattacattactaacgtctcctttggagagtttttgacatctgtcagtcggtccaactaacgaatcaaattcgttagttggacagaggtgtggcccaaccagcgaatcacgactgtatttgaagctaaaaacatttttgaataaagaaaatgaataaaccggattgtacgaatttgagaaccattgcatgagaaagttttgaaatgtttttgaaaatcccatcttctgagtaaaggctaataaatatgcgatggactttctagggcttccatctttttttggttttattctttttgttttcatgcttctttactacgttttaagattatctggtttttctactttattgttggaccttaattagttatcaggaacctggaacgttcaatttgctttggaattcgaagtttactttttggtcacatattcccgaaaaaaaagatttatgtacaaaatagaatttactggtccagtgttttaacgcgcaattgaatatagtaaagtgagacaaggtcacgtgctttcaagtcccttgaacagagaacgacagggagaatgcgattcgtgaatgagacatgtagatatttcaaagtttttatttgcat is part of the Topomyia yanbarensis strain Yona2022 chromosome 1, ASM3024719v1, whole genome shotgun sequence genome and encodes:
- the LOC131696303 gene encoding uncharacterized protein LOC131696303, which produces MGPRRIILSVVQRLFDQVMDTDETKPSISDTEKDLGSLKILRRTLEDNPKSRRVLYSKLDGDQIPDHKELLLMIRVLCGEMVYKLMKDHEYPSREDKEALAIGIIKAIPKLKELKGPDEAPDHVSVFFWKNGGKGPNHEHTGMIQTHLRNAAKNLPQSDRKFTHKIKKPNITSISSIILEQAEECSQLERNAANFNKISKYMADTHELHVLLLYNKKSVQDILNVFPHLMSFEGLQIQKAFERLNPGYNTNSDLRQIFARGLLIEDDKHMNVHDDGVRGCLRIMAALTRRGIKQKSALQHQNVEDELAAPLITWIEDCFLHEECTAIMRIIDTNESLGNLLAKYIAINIESGSFPPPHVVCKTGNYYLFMEGELIACGEESVQSIDCLFKSFAVFGIGVPTALKKVHEFVEISGYKLKFYSARLSVRRLTASFTESFKVENIM